One stretch of Candidatus Baltobacteraceae bacterium DNA includes these proteins:
- a CDS encoding ABC transporter ATP-binding protein: MAQITISDLRKRFGVAQAVDGVNLVVENGEVMALLGPSGCGKTTTLSLLAGFMSPDEGEIRAGDRVLSSARNVVPPEHRNMSLIFQSYAVWPHMTVFENVAYGLGVRRVSRDEIKRRVERVLETVHMGHLSARYPSELSGGQQQRVALARAVVVEPDILLLDEPLSNLDANLREQMRFEIRRLHDETGITMVYVTHDQAEAMVTADRIAIMNHGRIDQVGTPHEIYESPSTAFAAAFIGRMNVLEGTLSEEGTVRCGSMTLRAASSVALARGSKAVVCIRPHHVTLSTNGASASGTNQARGRVIRQTYLGEIRDYLIELPGSQQMRAFTDPALDHPVGSEVLLDLPIERCRIVEA; this comes from the coding sequence ATGGCCCAAATCACGATCTCCGACTTGCGCAAACGCTTCGGCGTGGCGCAAGCCGTCGACGGCGTGAATCTCGTCGTCGAAAACGGCGAAGTGATGGCGCTGCTCGGACCTTCGGGTTGCGGCAAGACGACGACGCTCTCGCTCTTGGCCGGATTCATGAGCCCCGACGAAGGCGAAATTCGCGCGGGCGATCGCGTTCTGTCCAGCGCGAGGAACGTCGTTCCGCCCGAACACCGCAACATGTCGCTGATTTTCCAAAGCTACGCCGTCTGGCCGCACATGACGGTCTTCGAAAACGTCGCGTACGGACTTGGCGTCCGGCGCGTCTCTCGTGACGAGATCAAGCGCCGCGTCGAGCGCGTGCTCGAAACGGTTCACATGGGCCACCTTTCCGCTCGCTATCCTTCGGAGCTCTCGGGCGGACAGCAGCAGCGTGTCGCTCTCGCGCGTGCCGTCGTCGTCGAGCCGGACATCCTTCTGCTCGATGAACCGCTGTCCAACCTCGATGCCAACCTGCGTGAACAGATGCGCTTCGAGATTCGCCGCTTGCACGATGAAACGGGCATCACGATGGTGTACGTGACGCACGATCAAGCCGAGGCGATGGTCACCGCCGACCGGATCGCGATCATGAATCACGGACGCATCGATCAAGTCGGGACACCGCACGAAATCTACGAATCGCCGTCCACGGCATTTGCTGCCGCATTCATCGGCCGCATGAACGTCCTCGAAGGCACGCTCAGCGAAGAGGGAACGGTTAGGTGTGGATCCATGACGCTTCGCGCGGCGAGCAGCGTCGCGCTTGCCCGCGGCTCGAAAGCCGTCGTCTGCATCCGTCCCCATCACGTCACGCTCAGCACGAACGGGGCGAGCGCGAGCGGAACGAATCAAGCCCGTGGCCGAGTCATTCGTCAGACGTATCTGGGAGAGATTCGCGACTACTTGATCGAGCTGCCCGGCAGCCAGCAGATGCGCGCCTTCACGGATCCGGCGCTCGATCATCCGGTTGGTTCGGAGGTACTGCTCGATCTGCCAATCGAACGCTGCCGAATCGTGGAGGCATAA
- a CDS encoding iron ABC transporter permease — protein MARNVQRVSLPATRTLPFGKIDAGAIIFVLAVAAVVVMVLLPLAWLLYMSLQIPAAGKLGLANYVEAFTKSIYLAPIFNSLILATSVAAIATAIGTPLAWLVARTDLPARGLLRALIIAAFVTPPFLGAQAWMLLAAPHSGWLNRAIVTLTGAQQGPFNIYSLAGAIFVMASYNIPYTFTFVTGALAVMPSELEDAAAILGSGSLRRTLTIVLPLALPAIIAGFIMSFLEALSEFGAPAFLLIPARTQVITTQLYLFFQYPARIELAAAYAMPLLFITAGLLYVQRRLIGRRKYTMIGTKGGRRHLVALRAWRIPLSLAAFAVPFIAVAMPYTALLATSLSRAWGRGPVPGNLTFYWYRWAIFDNPETRAAIAHSFIYAFAAATIAVALAVTISFAVQRGLVPGGNVLSFICMAPYIIPGIILAIGFYAAFSRPPILLYGTAWMLIVAFATRFLPIAYSNFTASLQTLSSDLEFAARTLGAGRLRSIFTVTFPLLRTSILSAWLLAFIPALRELSCAIFLFTPATAVMSTVIFDFSDAGNFEALSTLGVLILVATFAIALLMYRFLGRSLVAAEAPA, from the coding sequence GTGGCGCGAAACGTTCAACGTGTAAGCTTACCGGCAACGCGCACGCTTCCGTTTGGGAAGATCGACGCAGGTGCGATCATCTTCGTGCTTGCCGTGGCCGCCGTCGTTGTCATGGTGCTTCTGCCGCTCGCGTGGCTGCTGTACATGAGCCTGCAAATCCCAGCCGCCGGGAAATTGGGGCTCGCAAACTACGTAGAGGCATTCACAAAGTCGATCTATCTTGCGCCAATTTTTAATTCGCTGATTTTGGCGACGTCGGTGGCCGCGATTGCGACCGCGATCGGGACGCCGCTCGCATGGCTCGTTGCCCGCACTGATCTCCCGGCGCGCGGGTTACTGCGCGCGCTGATCATCGCTGCCTTCGTTACGCCACCGTTCCTCGGCGCTCAGGCATGGATGCTGCTCGCCGCACCGCATAGCGGCTGGCTGAATCGCGCGATCGTGACGCTCACGGGGGCCCAACAGGGCCCGTTCAACATCTACTCGCTCGCCGGCGCGATCTTTGTGATGGCATCGTACAACATCCCGTACACCTTCACGTTCGTTACGGGTGCGCTCGCGGTAATGCCATCCGAGTTGGAAGACGCAGCGGCGATCCTCGGTTCGGGATCGTTGCGACGGACGCTGACAATCGTTCTTCCTTTGGCGCTGCCCGCGATCATCGCCGGATTCATCATGTCGTTTCTCGAGGCGCTCTCCGAATTCGGAGCGCCCGCTTTCCTTCTCATTCCGGCGCGCACGCAAGTCATCACAACTCAGCTCTATCTCTTCTTTCAGTATCCGGCGCGAATCGAGCTTGCCGCGGCTTACGCGATGCCGCTGCTTTTCATAACCGCCGGGTTGTTGTACGTGCAGCGCCGGCTGATCGGCAGACGCAAATACACAATGATCGGAACCAAGGGCGGCCGGCGGCATCTCGTCGCGCTGCGTGCATGGCGCATCCCGCTGTCGCTCGCGGCCTTTGCGGTGCCGTTCATTGCGGTTGCGATGCCTTACACGGCGTTGCTGGCAACGTCGCTCTCGCGCGCGTGGGGAAGAGGTCCGGTTCCGGGTAACCTTACGTTCTACTGGTACCGGTGGGCGATTTTCGACAATCCTGAAACGCGCGCGGCGATCGCGCATTCATTTATATATGCCTTCGCTGCGGCGACGATTGCCGTCGCACTTGCGGTGACGATCAGTTTTGCAGTTCAACGCGGCTTGGTTCCCGGCGGCAACGTGCTCTCGTTCATTTGCATGGCGCCGTACATCATTCCGGGGATCATCCTCGCGATCGGCTTTTACGCAGCATTCTCGCGTCCACCGATCTTGCTCTACGGCACGGCCTGGATGCTGATCGTTGCATTCGCGACACGCTTTCTGCCGATCGCCTACTCAAACTTCACGGCTTCGCTTCAAACACTATCGAGCGATCTCGAATTCGCGGCACGCACGCTGGGCGCCGGAAGGCTGCGGTCGATATTTACGGTGACGTTTCCGCTCCTGCGCACGAGCATTCTCTCCGCGTGGCTGCTCGCGTTCATCCCGGCGCTGCGCGAGCTGTCGTGCGCGATCTTTCTCTTTACCCCCGCGACCGCCGTCATGTCGACAGTCATCTTCGATTTCAGCGACGCCGGAAATTTTGAAGCGCTCTCGACGCTCGGCGTCTTGATTCTGGTCGCGACGTTTGCGATCGCACTCTTGATGTACCGGTTTCTCGGGCGCAGTTTGGTGGCAGCGGAGGCACCAGCGTAA
- a CDS encoding extracellular solute-binding protein has product MSQSSRGNFLALAGGAAAALATRTPADAKVDAMRDADVSKLYAAAKKEGTVVWWTAHYAQSAADRVRDAFKAKYPGIEVVFIRQTAQVIFQRLNQDLKSNVKELDVFASTDESHYVVLKSQNVLAPFVPADINKVPASLRHLDPDEAYQIGALGFVLINYSTKVQPPHRWPQLGDPKWKNQVTLGHPAFSGYVGNWVVAMNDKYGWEYFKSIAANNPKIGRSVNDTVTDIVAGERMVGAGPDNYSLERKAGGNPIDIVYPDDDAVLITSPVAVLKDAPHPNAGRLFMNFMYSREYSEALVKSYNYPLRTDVPSANGVKLDKIRWTRNKVERLSSGIPEVIAKWRETFNV; this is encoded by the coding sequence ATGTCTCAATCGTCTCGCGGCAACTTTCTCGCACTTGCCGGCGGCGCCGCCGCTGCACTCGCAACTCGCACTCCGGCCGATGCCAAGGTCGACGCGATGCGGGATGCCGACGTTTCAAAGCTCTATGCCGCCGCAAAGAAAGAAGGCACGGTCGTTTGGTGGACGGCCCACTATGCGCAAAGTGCGGCTGATCGCGTGCGGGACGCGTTCAAGGCGAAATATCCCGGTATCGAGGTCGTGTTCATCCGGCAAACCGCGCAAGTCATATTTCAGCGCTTGAATCAAGATCTGAAGTCGAACGTCAAAGAGCTCGACGTTTTTGCTTCGACCGACGAATCACATTACGTCGTGCTGAAGAGCCAAAACGTTCTCGCGCCGTTCGTCCCGGCCGACATCAACAAGGTGCCGGCCTCGTTGCGACATCTCGATCCCGATGAAGCGTATCAAATCGGTGCGCTCGGATTCGTGCTGATCAACTACAGCACGAAAGTGCAGCCGCCGCATCGCTGGCCACAGCTCGGCGATCCGAAGTGGAAAAATCAGGTCACCCTGGGACATCCGGCGTTCAGCGGATACGTCGGCAATTGGGTCGTCGCGATGAACGACAAATACGGTTGGGAATATTTCAAGAGCATCGCCGCCAACAATCCAAAGATCGGCCGTTCGGTCAACGACACCGTTACGGACATCGTCGCGGGCGAGCGAATGGTCGGCGCCGGACCCGATAACTATTCACTCGAACGCAAAGCGGGCGGCAACCCGATCGACATCGTCTATCCGGACGATGACGCAGTGCTCATCACATCCCCGGTCGCAGTTCTCAAAGACGCGCCGCATCCCAACGCCGGACGCCTGTTCATGAACTTCATGTACTCGCGTGAATACTCGGAGGCGCTCGTCAAGAGCTACAATTATCCGCTGCGGACCGACGTGCCATCCGCAAACGGCGTCAAGCTCGACAAAATCCGGTGGACGCGCAATAAGGTCGAGCGGCTGTCCTCCGGGATTCCCGAAGTCATAGCGAAGTGGCGCGAAACGTTCAACGTGTAA
- the thiC gene encoding phosphomethylpyrimidine synthase ThiC — MTVEPRAIPGSRKVYAGGKDPSIRVPMRAIALTDGETHVVYDTSGPYTDPDAVLDVRKGLEPIRQTWIEARNDTVVQDKTNKLFPSQKIRVAKGGASVTQMHYARRGTITPEMEYIAIRENCSPEHVRDEVARGRAIIPSNINHPESEPMIIGRNFLVKINANIGNSAVTSTIEEEVEKMTWATRWGADTVMDLSTGKNIHETREWILRNSPVPIGTVPIYQALEKVRGKAEDLTWEIYRDTLIEQAEQGVDYFTIHAGVLLRYIPLTAKRVTGIVSRGGSILAKWCLSHHAENFLYTHFEDICEIMRAYDIAFSLGDGLRPGCQADANDEAQFGELDTLGELTDIAWKHDVQVMIEGPGHVPMHLIKENMDRQLEICKEAPFYTLGPLTTDIAPGYDHITSAIGAAMIGWYGTAMLCYVTPKEHLGLPDKQDVKDGVIAYKIAAHAADVAKGHPHARHWDDILSKARFEFRWEDQFNLSLDPETARQFHDETLPADGAKVAHFCSMCGPHFCSMKITQDVREFAERGMREKSEEFKAAGSEIYVKQGPA; from the coding sequence ATGACGGTAGAACCTCGGGCGATTCCAGGTTCACGAAAAGTCTACGCCGGAGGAAAAGATCCGTCGATTCGTGTGCCGATGCGCGCGATCGCCTTGACGGACGGCGAGACGCACGTCGTTTACGACACGAGCGGGCCATACACCGATCCCGACGCCGTTCTCGACGTTCGCAAAGGACTCGAGCCCATTCGTCAGACGTGGATCGAAGCGCGCAACGATACTGTCGTCCAAGACAAGACGAACAAGTTGTTTCCGTCGCAAAAAATACGCGTCGCCAAAGGCGGTGCTTCGGTAACGCAAATGCACTACGCCCGTCGCGGGACGATTACGCCGGAGATGGAGTACATCGCGATTCGCGAGAACTGCTCGCCCGAGCACGTGCGCGATGAAGTCGCGCGCGGCCGCGCGATCATTCCCTCGAACATCAATCATCCTGAAAGCGAGCCGATGATTATCGGCCGCAACTTCCTCGTCAAGATCAACGCCAACATCGGAAACTCGGCCGTGACGTCGACGATCGAGGAAGAAGTCGAGAAGATGACTTGGGCGACGCGCTGGGGCGCAGACACCGTCATGGACCTCTCGACCGGGAAGAACATTCACGAAACGCGCGAGTGGATTCTGCGCAACTCGCCGGTACCAATCGGTACGGTTCCGATCTATCAAGCGCTCGAGAAAGTGCGCGGAAAAGCGGAAGACCTCACCTGGGAGATTTATCGCGACACGCTGATCGAACAGGCCGAGCAGGGCGTCGACTATTTCACGATTCACGCCGGCGTTTTGCTGCGCTACATTCCGCTGACTGCGAAACGCGTGACCGGTATTGTTTCCCGGGGCGGATCGATTCTCGCAAAGTGGTGCCTCTCGCATCACGCAGAGAATTTTCTATACACGCACTTCGAAGATATCTGCGAGATCATGCGCGCGTATGACATCGCCTTCTCACTCGGCGACGGCTTACGTCCCGGGTGTCAAGCCGACGCCAACGATGAAGCCCAATTCGGTGAGCTGGATACGCTGGGTGAATTGACCGACATCGCCTGGAAGCACGACGTGCAAGTAATGATCGAAGGTCCGGGCCACGTGCCGATGCACTTGATCAAAGAGAACATGGATCGCCAGCTCGAGATCTGTAAGGAAGCACCGTTCTACACGCTCGGGCCGCTCACAACCGACATCGCGCCGGGTTACGATCACATCACGAGCGCGATCGGCGCCGCGATGATCGGTTGGTACGGAACGGCGATGCTCTGCTACGTCACCCCGAAAGAACATCTCGGATTGCCCGACAAGCAAGACGTGAAGGACGGCGTGATCGCATACAAGATCGCGGCACATGCTGCCGACGTTGCCAAGGGACATCCGCACGCGCGGCATTGGGACGACATCCTTTCAAAGGCGCGCTTCGAATTCCGTTGGGAGGATCAGTTCAATCTCTCGCTCGATCCTGAGACCGCTCGTCAGTTCCACGACGAGACGCTCCCGGCCGACGGCGCAAAGGTCGCGCACTTCTGCTCGATGTGCGGCCCCCATTTCTGCTCGATGAAGATCACGCAGGACGTGCGCGAATTCGCCGAGCGGGGCATGCGGGAGAAGTCCGAGGAGTTCAAGGCCGC